The following DNA comes from Mucilaginibacter jinjuensis.
AAATGGTTTACTTGGCATAATTGATGTTGAATAAGGTAATCAAGAACTAAAAACTATAATTATATAAAATTATGTCGATAAACATTAAACCTATTGCTGGCACAGCAAACAGAGTAGTGATAGAAGCTGCTGCCGCTGAAGAAAAAACTGCATCGGGTATCATTATTCCTGACACTGCAAAAGAGAAACCGCAGAAAGGAACAGTAATATCAGTATCTGAAGAAGACGGTGATGGTAAAAAACCAACAGTAAAAGCAGGCGATACTGTTTTATATGGCAAATACGCAGGTACTGAAATTACTTTCGAAGGTAAAGAATACCTGATCATGCGCGAATCTGATATTTACGCGGTACTATAAGCTAATGATAGAAGGAGGGAATGATAGAGGGATTGAATAAATCTGGTAATCGTTCTCCAAATATCAAAATAGAATAAGAAGAAATGAGGAGGTAGTAATATTCTATCATTCACTCATTCAAAATTCACTCATTGAAATAAGAAACTAAAGAAAATGGCAAAACAAGTTAAATACAACGTGGAAGCACGTGACGCCCTTAAACGTGGTGTTGATATCTTAGCTAATGCAGTTAAGGTAACTTTGGGTCCAAAAGGACGTAACGTAATTATCGATAAAAAATTTGGTTCACCTGCCATCACTAAAGATGGTGTTACTGTTGCTAAAGAAATCGAATTAAAAGATGCTTTAGAAAACATGGGTGCGCAAATGGTTAAAGAAGTTGCATCAAAAACTGCTGATATTGCAGGTGATGGTACTACTACTGCTACCGTTTTAGCACAAGCTATTGTAACTGCAGGCGTTAAAAACGTAGCTGCCGGTGCAAACCCAATGGATTTAAAACGTGGTATTGATAAAGCTGTTGCTGCGGTTGTTAAAAACCTGCAAGAGCAATCTCAAACTGTTGGTGAAGACAACAATAAAATTAAACAAGTAGCATCTATCTCTGCAAACAACGACGAAATTATCGGTACGCTGATTGCTGATGCAATGGCTAAAGTTGGTAAAGATGGTGTTATCACCGTTGAAGAAGCAAAAGGTACTGAAACTGAGGTTAGAACTGTAGAAGGTATGCAGTTTGACCGTGGTTACCTTTCTCCATACTTCGTAACCAATGCTGACAAAATGGAAGCAGAATTGGAAAACCCTTACATCCTGATCTACGATAAAAAGATCTCTTCGATGAAAGAGTTACTGCCAATTTTGGAAAAACAAGTACAAACTGGCCGTCCATTATTAATCATTGCTGAAGATTTAGACGGTGAAGCATTGGCTACTTTGGTAGTTAACAAAATCCGTGGTTCACTGAAAGTTGCTGCTGTTAAAGCACCAGGTTTCGGCGACCGTCGTAAAGCTATGTTAGAAGATATCGCCATCCTTACTGGTGGTACTGTAATTTCTGAAGAAAGAGGTTACAAATTAGAAAACGCTGATCTTACTTACTTAGGTACTGCTGAGAAAATCGTTATCGACAAAGACAACACTACTGTAATTAATGGCGCTGGTAACACAGACGATATTAAAGCACGCGTAGGCCAGATCAAAGCTCAAATTGAGACTACAACTTCTGATTACGATAAAGAAAAACTGCAAGAGCGTTTAGCTAAATTATCAGGTGGTGTGGCTGTACTTTATGTAGGTGCTGCTACCGAAGTTGAAATGAAAGAGAAAAAAGACCGAGTTGATGATGCATTACACGCTACACGTGCCGCTGTTGAAGAAGGTATCGTAGCTGGTGGTGGTGTTGCTTTCATCCGTGCTGTTGCTTCTATTATTGACCTGAAGGGCGATAACGAAGACGAGAACACTGGTATCCAGATCATCCGTCGTGCTATCGAAGAGCCACTTCGTCAAATTTGCGAAAACGCAGGTATCGAAGGTTCTATCGTAGTTCAAAAAGTTAAAGAAGGTACTGCTGATTTTGGTTACAACGCACGTACTGACAAATATGAGAACTTAATTGGTGCCGGTGTTATCGACCCAACTAAAGTATCCCGTGTAGCTTTAGAGAACGCAGCTTCAATTGCAGCTATGTTGTTAACAACAGAATGTGTATTGGCTGACGATCCGGAAGATGCTCAAGTTGGCGCAGGTGGCCCTCCAATGGGTGGCATGGGCGGCATGATGTAATCATCCCCCAAACTAAATATTTAGAAAGCCTTGTCTGTTATGCAGACGAGGCTTTCTTGTTTTATAAACATTTCTTAAAAATTTTTATGCTTAACATATTGATTATTCGGATATTAATATCACATTTGCATTGTCTTAAATATTAAGATACTTATAAATTAAGATATTAAATCTATCGATATGAGTTTCTTCAAAAGAATAGCTCCGGCCCTTACGCTCATGGCAATGGCCCCGCTTTTAACTGAAGTTTTACCGGGCGCAACGCGCTTCAGTTCCATATTTGTTTTCCCTATCGAGATGTGTGTTTGGGGTGGGGGATGCTTACTCATCAGGACGGCAGTGCGCAAGTGGCAGTTGGGTTGGGTAAATATGCTGTTGTTGGCTATTGCTTTAGCTATTGCGGAGGAATGCTTAATTCAACAAACCTCATTGGCTCCAATGGTAATCCGATTAAAAGGTGTTACTTATGCACGTAGCTTTGGTGTAAACTATGTTTACTTTCTATGGGCTTTAATTTACGAACCTGTATTTGTAGTTTTCCTGCCGGTTTATTTGGTCGAATTGATTTTTCCAGACCGTAAGCACGAAACATGGTTAAGCAAAGCAGGTTTAATTGTGGTTTGCATCTTCTTTGTATTAGGCGCTTATCTCGCCTGGTTTTCATGGACGCAGATTGCAAGGCCAAAGGTATTCCATATCCCGGCTTATAACCCGCCATTGGTAGCTGTAATTATTGCAGTTGTGGTTATGGTAGTTTTAATATTTACTTCACTCAGTTTACTTAAAAGCAAGCACACTGCCTCTGTTCCCTTAAAACCATGGACCCCCTGGCTGCTGGGTATTGCAGGTGCATTATGGGCGGTTGCTTTATATGGCATTGTAGTGTTGGCTTTTGGCGACTTTCCAGACTTTCCACCGGCAGCGGCTTTAGGTATTGGTGTATTATTAATTTTAATTGCATTGTTGCTGGTCCCTCGTTTTACAGATGATTTACGCTGGAACAGTAATTATGAGTACGGGCTGATTTATGGTATTATGATAGGCTCTATGCTCATTGGCTTTTTAGGTTTCTGGGGGCAGGCCAATGCCGATTTGTATTTTAAGATCATTGTAAATATCATAGCTATAGTGTGGATGATCCCTTTAGGCTTAAAGGTAAAGCGCAGACTCACTGTATAGTACACTTGTGTGTTTTAGCGTACAAGTTTTAGGAATGTCCCAAAAAACATACTTGCCCTTGTTTAATAATAGGGTGTAAATCGTCACTTTTCTGTCACCGTGTTAAAATAATATGCGGTAATTGTCATCATTGTAATTATTTAAGGGTTTTTAGGTTGATGAGATAAACGGGGCACAAGCTTTGCATATTACTGAGTATTATGAAAAGTATTATCAATAACCGCCGTTACTTACAAACCAGAATATTTGAATGGGTTATATTCAAAGGTCCTGAAGTTTTGGTTAGTTTGATTTCATAAAATTCTTAATTTCGTATCCATATCACTATGGATTTACACATCATCTACAATAAAGTTTTTAATTGGTTGCTCAGCAACGGCCCGAAGTTATTATTCGGTATCATTGTTTTCTTTGTGGGCCTATGGGTCATCAGGTTAATCCGCAATTCACTTAAAAACCGGATGAGCCAAAAACAGGTTCACTCCTCATTACAACCATTCTTTCTAAGTCTTTCAATTACTTCGCTCTATTTCCTGCTTATCATCTTCGTAATGGAGATCGTGGGGATCGAGCTTACCATATTCACCACCGTTATTGGCGCCGCTACTGTTGCTGCCGGTTTGGCGCTCTCGGGTACCTTACAAAACTTTGCAGGTGGGATCTTAATATTATTGCTTAAGCCGTTCGACCTCGATGATTACATCATCGCACAAGGCCAGGAAGGCGTGGTTACTTCTATCCAGATCTTTTACACGGTGGTGTTAACCAATGATAATAAAACGGTGATTATCCCCAACGGGAAACTGTTTAACGAAGTAATAGTAAACGTAACCCGCGAAGGCAAAAGGCGTTTGGATTTCGAAATTAAACTAGGCTATTCTGCCGATAGCGAACAGGTTAAGCAGATTATACAAAAAGCCATAGAAGAAACTTCGGGCATGTTAAAATCGCCTGTTGCCCGCGTTGGTGTAATTGCGTTAGAAGTTGATGGTATCCGCTACACCGTACAAGCGTGGATAGAGCCTAAAACTTATATTGATGCCAAAATTAGTCTGCATAACCAGATCATCAAAGACCTACGGGCAGCCGGTGTTAAACTTCCAGGCATGTAACCGTTTTGTTGGCGGTTTAAAATAAGCATCCTTCTAAAACTTACCTATCTTTGCATTGATGCAAAAAGAACAGATCTCTGTCTTCAATATGTTTAAAATTGGTATCGGGCCGTCAAGCTCGCATACCCTTGGCCCCTGGCGTGCAGCGCAACAATTTGTTGGCTTACTGCAAGAGCGTGGCGTAATTGACCTGGTGGTACAGGTTAAGATATTACTTTACGGTTCGCTGGCTAAAACCGGCAAAGGCCACGGTACAGATATCGCTATCCTGTTAGGCTTAAGCGGCGATGACCCCGTAACATTTGATGTAACACAGATCAACCCCAAAGTTGACAAAATAAAGCGCGACCATCAGCTCATCTTAGGCAATCAGCATCAGGTCAATTTTTACTTTGATGATGATATGAT
Coding sequences within:
- a CDS encoding mechanosensitive ion channel family protein, whose translation is MDLHIIYNKVFNWLLSNGPKLLFGIIVFFVGLWVIRLIRNSLKNRMSQKQVHSSLQPFFLSLSITSLYFLLIIFVMEIVGIELTIFTTVIGAATVAAGLALSGTLQNFAGGILILLLKPFDLDDYIIAQGQEGVVTSIQIFYTVVLTNDNKTVIIPNGKLFNEVIVNVTREGKRRLDFEIKLGYSADSEQVKQIIQKAIEETSGMLKSPVARVGVIALEVDGIRYTVQAWIEPKTYIDAKISLHNQIIKDLRAAGVKLPGM
- the groL gene encoding chaperonin GroEL (60 kDa chaperone family; promotes refolding of misfolded polypeptides especially under stressful conditions; forms two stacked rings of heptamers to form a barrel-shaped 14mer; ends can be capped by GroES; misfolded proteins enter the barrel where they are refolded when GroES binds) gives rise to the protein MAKQVKYNVEARDALKRGVDILANAVKVTLGPKGRNVIIDKKFGSPAITKDGVTVAKEIELKDALENMGAQMVKEVASKTADIAGDGTTTATVLAQAIVTAGVKNVAAGANPMDLKRGIDKAVAAVVKNLQEQSQTVGEDNNKIKQVASISANNDEIIGTLIADAMAKVGKDGVITVEEAKGTETEVRTVEGMQFDRGYLSPYFVTNADKMEAELENPYILIYDKKISSMKELLPILEKQVQTGRPLLIIAEDLDGEALATLVVNKIRGSLKVAAVKAPGFGDRRKAMLEDIAILTGGTVISEERGYKLENADLTYLGTAEKIVIDKDNTTVINGAGNTDDIKARVGQIKAQIETTTSDYDKEKLQERLAKLSGGVAVLYVGAATEVEMKEKKDRVDDALHATRAAVEEGIVAGGGVAFIRAVASIIDLKGDNEDENTGIQIIRRAIEEPLRQICENAGIEGSIVVQKVKEGTADFGYNARTDKYENLIGAGVIDPTKVSRVALENAASIAAMLLTTECVLADDPEDAQVGAGGPPMGGMGGMM
- a CDS encoding co-chaperone GroES, whose translation is MSINIKPIAGTANRVVIEAAAAEEKTASGIIIPDTAKEKPQKGTVISVSEEDGDGKKPTVKAGDTVLYGKYAGTEITFEGKEYLIMRESDIYAVL